The following proteins are co-located in the Vidua macroura isolate BioBank_ID:100142 chromosome 1, ASM2450914v1, whole genome shotgun sequence genome:
- the IGFBP3 gene encoding insulin-like growth factor-binding protein 3 produces the protein MVPRLGVLWAVAAAALALLVRRAAAALAGPVVRCEPCDARALQQCKPLQPDCAERVREPGCGCCLTCALRPGQPCGIYTESCGVGLSCQPRREEARPLQALLEGRGLCTNATAGSKLRAFLLPGPHAAGNFSDSEEDRSTSSIEIQAIPNSHRVPDSKSHPPHIKIDIIRKVQAKDTQRYKVEYDSQSTDTLNFSSESKQETEYGPCRREMEDTLNHLKILNVLSPRGFHIPNCDKKGFYKKKQCRPSKGRKRGYCWCVDKYGQPLPGYDGKGKGDVHCYNLESK, from the exons ATGGTGCCGCGGCTCGGCGTGCTGTGGGcagtggcggcggcggcgctggcgctgctggtccggcgggcggcggcggcgctggcgggGCCGGTGGTCCGCTGCGAGCCTTGCGACGCGCGGGCGCTGCAGCAGTGCAAGCCCCTACAGCCCGACTGCGCCGAACGGGTGCGGGAGCCGGGCTGCGGCTGCTGCCTCACCTGCGCCCTGCGCCCGGGGCAGCCCTGCGGCATCTACACGGAAAGCTGCGGCGTGGGGCTCAGCTGCCAGCCGCGGCGGGAAGAGGCGCGGCCGCTGCAGGCGCTGCTCGAGGGCCGCGGGCTCTGCACCAACGCTACGGCGGGCAGCAAGCTGCGGGCCTTCCTGCTGCCGGGACCGCATGCTGCAG GAAATTTCAGTGATTCAGAAGAAGACAGGAGTACCAGCAGCATCGAAATTCAGGCCATTCCAAACTCTCACAGGGTGCCAGATTCCAAGTCACATCCACCACACATCAAAATAGATATCATCAGGAAAGTGCAAGCCAAAGATACACAACGCTATAAAGTCGAATATGATTCACAGAGTACAGATACATTGAATTTCTCTTCTGAATCCAAACAAGAGACTGAATAT GGTCCATGTCGTAGAGAAATGGAAGACACTTTAAACCACCTAAAGATACTGAATGTCTTGAGTCCCAGGGGCTTTCATATTCCAAATTGTGACAAGAAGGGATTTTACAAGAAAAAGCAA tgtcgCCCATCTAAAGGCCGAAAAAGAGGTTATTGCTGGTGCGTGGATAAATATGGACAGCCACTTCCTGGGTAtgatgggaagggaaaaggagatgtCCACTGCTATAACTTGGAAAGCAAATGA